Sequence from the Nocardioides exalbidus genome:
TCGGGGTCGATCCCGAGGCAGTGGCCCTGGCCTTCTCGCTGATGCTGCGGGCGATCCCGACCACGATCATGCTGGCCGAGGAGTCGCGCGACGCCGCCGTCGCGCGGGGTCTCGAGCGCTCACCCCGGGCTCGGTTGATCCCCTTCGTGATCCGCGTCGTCGCCCGGGCCCGCGACACCGGCGACGCGCTCCACGCGCGCGGGATCGGCGACTGATCGCTGACCCGGGAGTCACCGGATATCCGGTGACCACCCCGCTTCGTAGGCAAGATCTCGGCCGACAACCGGGAGACTCGGGTGCACAGCCCTTCCGATGGCCCCTCAGCCCGTCGGCCGGTTGACGAACCAGCGGTGCCCGAAGGGGTCGCGGAAGACCGCCACCCGACCGGCGGGCGGGCTGTCCTCGGGGCCGCGGTCGAGCGTCACGCCCGACGCGACGACGCGGCCGCACACCGTGTCGACGTCGTCGACCTCGAGGTGGAGCGAGACGCTCGCACCGCGGGAGGCGTCGGGCGCCGCGACCCCGGCGGAGTCGAACTCGTCCGACATCATCCAGCGACCGCCACCGACGGCGAGCTCGACGTGGCCGACGCGGCCGTCGTCCATCAGGATCGGCTCGAGGACGACCTCGGCGCCCAGGACGTCGACGTACCACTCGATCGCGGCACGCGCGTCCGCCACGCAGAGGTACGGCGTCAGCTGGCCCATGGCAGCCATGTCACCAGCCGGGCGGCCGCCTGTCCACCCACGGCGCTGCCTCCTCGACCTGGGCCGAGAGCGCGAGCAGCAGCTCCTCCTCGGCCGGCCGGGCGGCGAGCATCACGCCGACCGGGAGCCCGTGGTCGGTCCAGTGGAGCGGGAGCGACACCGCCGGCATGCCGGTGACGTTCCACGCGCTGGTCCAGGGCGTGAAGTCCTTCTGGTTCGCGAAGTCGCGCGCCGGATCGGCGTCGTCGCGCAGCTCG
This genomic interval carries:
- a CDS encoding VOC family protein, whose translation is MAAMGQLTPYLCVADARAAIEWYVDVLGAEVVLEPILMDDGRVGHVELAVGGGRWMMSDEFDSAGVAAPDASRGASVSLHLEVDDVDTVCGRVVASGVTLDRGPEDSPPAGRVAVFRDPFGHRWFVNRPTG